The Sparus aurata chromosome 14, fSpaAur1.1, whole genome shotgun sequence region ACTGCTTTAAACTTACTGCTTACATCagcatgctcacaatgacagtGCTAGATATGCTGATGTTAACCAGATATAATGTTAGCGTAACACTTGCTCATCAGCGCTAACTATAAAGGTACAGCTGGGGGGGACTGGAAAGTTAGTCACAGTTTAGTTTAGTCATTAAAGGGTAcatccaccaattttacacatcataGTGTGATTAgcggagtactactgcatatgaaaacataatttaaagCCCATTTGTTGCTCCAGATGAAGCTGCATGGAATCTGATAGATTGCcgccagtgatgtcactcagtggctaagttgcattgtgggtaaagtaGGCGCCAAGTTTTGAGAAGCGGTCAGTTAGTCTAGCTTTGcactcctgtaacactgttggGCTCATCATGGACAGCTTCAAGACAAATGATCAGCATGGAACCAGAGATAAAACCTTTATTGCTCCATGCATTCTATTTCCGTTTCAATCCAGgtgcctgcattacccacaatgcagcttaaCCAatgagccacaaaaggctttatactactttttcacatatgcaccATAGCACTCCTtaagacctgtgaacacactgtaatgtgtaaaattggtgaagttaccctttaagtattGGATAAAGTGAAAAAGTTGACCGCGGTGAAAAGTGTTTATATGTTCACTGATCAAAATAAGAGGGTTAAGGCAAAATGAGTCCCCATGTAAGTTCAAATACGTCCTCTAGGGGCTGCTACTTGGGCTTTAATTTCTCCTCTTAGTCTACTTCCTCTTCTTTAGTTCCTCCACTCTCACACTTTCCTCGACTCGATGTAGATTTCCCTCAACAACACTGCACTTCCATTTGTTCCTACACACAATCAATAGATGACATCAGATTAGATTCATTTGGAACGTGTTgacacatattaaaaaaaaaaaggaagaaaagcaaGTAAAGTAAGAAAAACCAGAACAGCAAACATGCAGCAGACTCACAACAAGCCACACAATACATTGGCTGGTGTAAACAGGTCTGTGCGGTACATCCCAAGATTCCCCCCCGTCACACTTGCTCGTGAACACAGCTCTCTCTATATCCAGTCCAAATTTCTCCCTGCTCGCTCCggtcctcctctcttcccccctctccacaGTTCCCACACTCTGGCCTCTCCTGGTCACCGGTCACATTGTGGTCATGCTCTTTACTCATCATTCCTCACGTAGCCCGCTCCAGATACCTCGTCTGCTGACTGCCATTGCAGTTATATAAAGGGCTCACTGTTGGTCACAAGGTGGTTAAGATATTTGGGAATCTATGGGTactttccccttttttttcactctctctttccttcctgcTGTTTCTGATTCAGTGGAATACTGTGAAAAGGATTCTGGTGATAGAATAGTTGACTAAAAACTCACATTCTGTAGTCAGGGTCTATCTATGTAGGGCTTTTCCTCTGTACTTCGGTAGCCCACTGCTTCGGTggcagtccagtccagtccagtctggACGAGCGTTTCCAGGCCAAAACCATTTGTATGACAAAGAGCTGCAGCTGATCCTTTGTGTCACAATGCTGTCTCTGCACTCATTACTGCTTGTTGACTACATTAATTCCACATTTTAGTTCAGGCTCTCTGCGCTCAGCACCTGTCCAAGAaatcttgaaaataaaaaaggtaaaaaaaatcaaagcacatgcagaaaaaaaaccaaaacactttgGTGAGGTTTGTGCTGTGTGTAAAAATCACCATGTTTCTGAATGATTAGAATACGTTTCATTTGGCTCATTTTTTACTAGGATTTGaatttaaaggacaagttcaccaaAAATGTAAGCAATTCTCCCACCCAAAGTCGGGTAAAGTTTCGCAGGCCACATaacatctctggagcttcaTGGCAATACATCAAGCTCCTAATCAGCTTAAGTAGATGCAGACTTGTCCAGCATaatccaaattgatttgaaaagatgttattttcaCCCTGTGTGCCAACGCCTTTAGCTCAGCGGCCACAGAGAAGACTCTAGcttcaaaaaaacattgtgaataatgtttttttgaaacCTACTTAATTCTATAGGTCTAAGAGCTTCCAGAAACTTGGAGTAAGCCGTACGATCTGTATGgagtcatttcatgtttttttattatgttaGGTTTTTAGtttccatctacttcagttgtttagaagactgctgttttgctgtgaagctccggaaaTGTTCTGTGGGCTATGAAGTTTCACCAGACTTTtaatcagcatgagggtgagaagTTCACAACTGAATTTTTAATTTTGGATGAAGTTGTCCTTTAAGCTGTATTCAGATTACGCTTTGGAACATTCTGAGAAGCTTCTCTTAACTCTGTACAAAGCAATGTTTGTTATCTGTCCCTTGCTCCAGGCTCCAGCTTCAGTCCCCAGGCCACTACTCTCCACTGGAGGCCTTCTACGAGGACAAGCGAGCACTTCTGCCCCCCAGTGGCGACGGTGTCGTTACTGCATGTCCGGCCAATGCCTGGGGAGCTGCGATCAACCACAGCATGCACCCTGAGATGAAGGTAGGGCGGacgcctccacctccacctctacTGCTGCGTCTTTTCGTTACACTGCGTCGGTCAGTGacactctgctcctctgtgtatGAATCCCTGTGCACCAGATCACCCACCCCGCCGGCTGCATGTCCCAGTTCATCCGCTTCTTCGGGGAGCAGATCATGGTGCTGTGGAAACTGGCTCTCCTCCGCAGACGCATCCTCATCTTCTCCCCTCCGCCCGTGGGCGTGGTCTGCTACAGAGGTGAGAAACACCTGGATGTGTTCACAAGGGGTTTGGAagtttaaaggaatagttcatgttcaagttcaagttcattTATTAGTACCCAGaggtagattttgtttgcagcGACAGAGTCATTTCCCACACATATGGGAAaacatagagacacacacatcattcaaaCTCAGGACAGCGAAAGctagaaaaaaaggaaagaaaagaagaatcttAAAGTTTTTTAGAGAGTTCTTACAGGTCCTCCGTCATTCTGTGGCGATAGTAAATATAtgagaaggaaaataaaattaataaatatatatatatgtataagcaagatgaaacaaaaagaaaaacaattatttaggttgtaaaaacagacataatgtgtaagatttaaaaaaataaaataaaataagtaaagagtaaaaaaattgaataacaacaaagagtaaaagtaaaaaaaacaacaacaatatcaatcatttgtgcaaaaaaaaaaaaaaagaagtaattaGTTAGACATATGCTTCACCAAAAAGGTCTCACAATCCTTTTACAGCTCTGAAGCCAGTAAAACTTGTAGCACAAATAAAGCAAAAGACAGTTTTCTTGACTGACTCAGGGGGACTTGACGTCGGCGCGCATGCCGTTCCTCTCCAGCTGTTTTAGCGTTGGACAGCCttgcacgtcacgtcacgcaCTCTCTCCCACTCTCGTGCATCATTTCTCTAATGCCACCCTCCAACCCCCTCTTCCCCGCTCAGTGTACTGCTGCTGTTGCCTGGCAAACATCTCCATCCCCGGGATTGGCGTGGCTGTGCCCGAGTTCCGCCCCTTCTTCTACGTCAATGTGGCCGACATCAGCGCCCTGGAGAACGAGCTCTCCTACGTGGCATGTAAGTGGAGGCTCGAAACGTGTAAATAAGAACTGAAGAGGGCTTGTCGGTGTAGTATCAGCGTATCTCCTCTGTGCCAACACTTGTATTTGGATTCATAGGCACTACTGAGAAGATCTTCGAGGAGAAGAAGGATCTGTATGACGTGTATGTAGACAATCAGAATGTAAAGACCTGCAGAGACGGCCTGAAGCCTCTGCTGCGCCTCAGCACCGCTGACAGGGAGAAATATCGCAAACTCACCGAACAGAGGTAGGTAACgcagctgacaacaacaacaacaacaactaatcCTTTAAAGACTAAAACTAGCAGTGAATTTAGtctaataaaatgtttttacattgtAACCAAAGTTGAATAGATCTTGTTCTCCAGAATACTTTTATGAACATAGGGACTGTGGTTTGATTGGAGTCGGTCCTAAATacaccatcctgctgctgtAATACTTCTAAATGTGTATTGATCCGCAGCTAAAAATAGTCCCCGACTAATGCAGAATTTCCTTTAGGATAAGGGCAAGCCTTATCACTAAACAAGATGCTCATAACTTATGACAAAATGCAGTCGGCTATATTGCAAATTCaacattgttttgaaaaatCTGCACTGCAAATAAATCCGAACTTGTCAGATACATGAACTCTTTAACCCAAACCAACGAGAACTCAATagctgacaaaaataaataaaaacatttagtcTAATCTCAACTTCTGTAAAAAGATAGCATGTGACCTAAAGATTTTCACTAGATCCTTATTAGTTCTGCATATCACTTATCATCTCTCATctttccatgtgtgtgtgtgtgtgtgtgtgtgtgtaggcagaTGCTGCTGTACTCCCAAGAGGAGAATGGAGACTGTGTGTCCAGTGAAGAGGATCTCTTTATTCTGTAAGTACATGATTCATTAAACCAGCCAGTGGAGCGGTAACTACTGATACAACCTGATCTTTCTATGAGAACTCCGGGTGGGAAAAGTGAGCACGGCGGCAGCTCAGAGACTTGAGATTAAATCAGAGAGGAAATGAGCCAGACAGAATCTCCCGACCTTTGTCCTCCTCTCACAGTTACTGGGAATATTAAATCTCACGAAGAGGGGATTTGTGCCGATTTCCTTCGTGTTCTTTTTTCCATGTGTTCACTGCATTCTGTTCAGATCCCATCGAGATTATTTATAAATCATGTTTAAAACCAGAATTGCTGtgcaaaaaaagaagcaaaaacatacacacagaagtaatgaaatgcaaaacaaaataaatcttgtaagttcaataaaaaaaaattaaaaaaaagataataaaatacTGAAGTCATTAATATCAAAGACCACTGGAAACATGTACGTCAAACTGAGTGTATTTTAATTGTGAAGAAACAGGATCTCTATCTCCCACCTTCCTTCCAGGTTTTTCCTGGAGCAGAACAACAGGATCTTCCAGACCCTCAGCGAGGTGGCAGGGAGCTCCGATCCTACGCTGACTCAGGAGAGTGTGAGGGCCATGGGTCTGGATCCTCACGGGGACCGGCTgttcctgctccacctgctggaggTCTACGGCTACGACACCCTGCTGGTGTCGGAGCAGCTGTGCTGCAGTTGAGAGACGACGGACGGCTGGCTTTTCCGCCTTTCATCACTGCTGGCTCTAAAAAGAGGGGGGTTGAGCTTTGAGTCCTGCACTACTGGCTTCTCGGAGTCTCCGGGACCGTTTGAGCCTCCAGAAGTTTCTctggtattactttttttttttggttctgtATCTCCTTGTGCTTCTTTCGTTCACAGTGGCTCTGCTCCTTCACCACCTGGTGGCAAGAGCAACAATTGGAGTCAGGCGGTCAGTTCTGCTTCAGACCAACACACCCTTAAAATGGATTGCTCACCGCTGACTGATCAAAGTGAGGCTCTGAATCGGATCCAGCTGCAGTATTTTAACACCGAGACCGTGTTCGAATGCAACGGACGGCGGGTCCAAACCCTGAATGATGTGTAGCAAGGGACTTCTTCGAAGCGGGAGCCAGTGATGTGGAGATTTTCAGAGGACAAAAAGTGTGCTGTATGAAAGTGTAAAACAGAGGGAGCCTTCCTATAGATAGTCCTGCTTCCCCCCCCGATATGTACAGCGTGTcagtctgcgtgtgtgtgatacGGGGTCCGCCTCTGTGTTAGTTGTATCAAGTGCTGGATTCAAACATCTCGTTTTTTTTAAGCCTCTATGTCCAAATCAGGGCCTCCTCTCTTGGAATCGAACTAAAATGTCACTACAAGCAGGTTGAACCACCCTCGTCTTTAACAGCCATGTCTGTAAGCACTACTGTTAATATCACAAATGACCAACTCGCCATTGAACGTTGGCGgtaatctttttgttttggccCCAAGCTAAGACCAAATCAGATTTTCTAATGATGTACAAAAGGCAAGGGTGACGACGTCCACGAGGACACAGAGGCTTTttgaaaaaggcttttttttttttttttgcaccctGGCTGTCAGCTGGGCCTGCAGCTCAGAAGAATAAGCTGTTAGTCAATGAACACTGTTTTTACCGCTTTTCTTAAAAAACGTCCGATTGTGCGCGTGCAGGTCTGGTGTCAAGACAAAGACAGGCTTTCATGGACTGAGTTCACAGCCTCAGATAATACTCTCAACTGAGAGACAGCGAGTTGCTCTTTCCTCTACAGCTACCATCTGCAGAATGGATCAGAGAATCGGTTCAGACGGAATTCTATAACTTTAAGCTCTGTCCGATTTTCGAAACACACCATGGCAGCATATATTTCCAGCTCCGCTAACCTGTTGGCCTATTTGTTATTATGTTGTGTTGCTTATTGCTGTTGATATGTGACGTAGTGCACATGTGACGTGTCAATGGGAAATCAAGAGTGAACCTTGAAGTTGCATTAATCAAATCATGGCCACTTGAGGGCAGCGGAATTAACAAATGACATGGCTGTCGTGTTGCTAACGATGGCCTGATACAGTGCTGTAGGGATGACGTACTTTTGTAGATTAACCCGGAAGTTAGCGTCACCCTGGTGTCCTTGGCAAACACAACTTCATGACACTTAGCGTAAATTTAGTCtaaaagtaaaaagctaatgttaggctataaacagactacaGACCAACTTCTGTGGGatatttaatgacttttttatATGTCGtagaataaaatgtttcaatatCTCAAGTCtgtgttaaccacagaccttatttcaggcatttaaccaaaaacCCGCCTAGCTGTTCACCTTTCTTCCCTAGCAAACTGCAAACGTTGTACGTCGCCCGTTTAGTCCTGGGTTGGGAGGGAAGAGTCCATTTATCCTCATGTTGGCTGAAATGAAAAATCACTCGTATGAATGCTGGAAATACGGTTAATGAGAGTAGCGAGGTCGAATCAGAGTGTAATTTTCAAAAACCAGGATTAGCTACGAGGCTAAAAAAGCTCCTTATAGTAACAAAGATTTGTATTCTCTGTATGTAGTCATTGAAGTCTGTTAAATGTACTACAATCAACTATAAACTTGTGTTGACATAGCAAACAAGACACCGAGTGGGAAGATTGGCTATTTCTATGTAGTAATTCTTAATGCCAGTCACTGGATTCGAGGCTGACAATttagaaaaggttttttttttttttaaatggttgaGAGCTGATAATGAGTTgatgagtctcacagcctgagaagAAGCCGCCCTGTAGTCcggtggtacagcagcagatacgtCTGTATTGCCAGATGTCAGCGGAACGACTGGCCAATAAcgctacattttattttggcctTGCTACAGAGCTATATGTCTTGCAGCTGGCCGATTCTCATAATAGACAGACAAAACATTACTAGGGAATGCTGATAACCTTAGCTAGAACTTACTATTACAGAGCAGCTTGATCCGTTAGCTGTAGGCTTCCAAGTAACTTAGGTGTATGAATGGAactaaagaaaaacatttgcctAGTCGTCATATTTCAACTATTAATCTTACAATAGCTACAAATACATGACCTCATCCCTACACATCCTCCACCAGATGTTTAAACAGAGATATTACAAATGCACACGTTAGCCAGATGAGGATCTTTACAACATGAGGCGTTGGTGTTCTTACAGCTCTCATCCACAGGATCAACAAACATGGAAGTTTCTCGCAGCTGCTTTAATagaaaaatattgattaatgcCGCTTTAAGCAACTTTTCCCTTTGATGgcactttttattttctgtgtcagTCTGAAAACCTCTTTAGATCAGGTGTAGTTTAGTAGTTTGCAGAGAACTGCGAGGTCGATATTCCTGGGAATTTCTGTCATTGTAACATCTTTGCTACATGAAAATACACGAGCTGAAAAATTAAGCAATTTATTCGATCAACATCGTAATCATGTTTTTCTAATATGCCGGTTCTTCTTTTGGATTGAAACATGCTGCACATCAAGCTAAGTTGGTGCTTTGGTTACTCTATAGGCTTTGTATCGGCCACAGAAGATATCACAACAAACTAGGTTATAATTGTGTCCTTTTCTGCTTTAGACTGATCATTTTTATCCATataggtttgtttttttttaaatacgtGTTCAGTTCTTTGTTTAGCTGTAAATCATTTTGAGTGTAAATATTCAATTGTTGTAACATTATCTGTGAAGAAATGGGATCagttgaatgtgttttataagGCAATTACGATCCCACAGAGCCTCTGTGTATCACTGAAACACTCACTGCAAATTGTGTGTTCAAGTGTCCGCTGTAAGAAAACGACATAGCATATTTTCAGACTACATCGCATGGCACCTTAGACAACCTGTACAGAGCTGAAGCAACCGTGTCCGTAGTGGAAGGGATAGTCTGACTCACGTTAAAACACcttcactttatttattttactgtaaaccATTTCAGAAATAAAGTGCATCGCCACTTATAAGGAAACGCAGTTCTCAGTCTGAATATTATGTATTAACAAACTTTACAATTCCTGAATTTCAATTGTGGATTTCATTCGTTCCATCACACGCCATTCAAAGCTACTGTCTTAAACGTCAATGGACTCGTTCCATCTGCTGCAGGATGTTTATATGAGGACATGGTTTTCTGTGTTGCCAATGATAATAAATTCCTCATCGCTAGAGTCTCTTCCACCGGTCACATTACCATTAATACCACATTTGGAGCCATTGGTGATGTCACAGGCACTGAGTGAACCTGCTGGCATCCTGCCCGTCACTGCAGCTTTCAGAGCAGTCATCCAGCTCTGTTTAAGGTCCGAGCCTTCGCAGGAGAAAGTATGGGTTGTTCTGGATTGGCTTAAACAGAAACAAGGGTGACCCTGAAGCTCCTGAGGGGAATCCTCCACACTGCAGCCAAGCAGACGTATACAGGATAGGGGCTTCTCATCCTGGAGATATTGGAGGGGGGGGTAAAAGATGTGCACAATGGCACAATTTGGAGTGGTCAAACAAGCTTCAGCAGAATAGCTTTGTTTAGTTATAAAAAACTCCTAAAAAGTTATTTACAGTAGGCCCAGATTGCTAGACCAAAATCATGAGAAATATTCTGATTTTCTGTAGATACGTTTGTTAAAATTTGGCCTTTCATGAGGTTTTCTTCATAAAGAAAGAGGCAGATAAGGTAATACTTTATAGCCTTTACATTTAGCCTTGTTAGTGCATGGCTACAGATGCCGACTGCAACGCTGTGTGGTTGTCACGGGGGAGTGGCTCTGGCGACATGACAACATCGCACGCGTATCTTCTAGAGACAGTTACCCAAATAACAAATACATACAGCGATGAGTACTTGGCATCACAAgttaaattatgaaataaagTGTAATAGTCTCTCACATAATATACTCGATAATACAGTTCACCACATCGTTACATTAACATTACTTTAAATCACAGATGCCTACCTGTGGAGCAGCGTACAGACAGAGGGTCAGGGGCTCAGTCCTGCTGAGAACAGACCACACCTGCTGCCAGGTCTTGGGGTTGTCACTGTATAGCAGGAAGCCACTCATGATGCTgtcacaggacactgcagacaTCTCAGACTggaggagcacacacacaaaacacaattcTGTTAATACATCCATGTTATGTTGTATTTCATGCTCCTAAAAAGGCAGAATTACATTTTCTGTGCAGAATATGCCCTACTATAATACTTCAATAACAGAGGTATCAAAGGTATATCCAGTTCCCACAATGGTAATTATCATTGATTTGAAAGCTAAACCTTTGTCATAAccttcagaaaacacacaaggtTTACCTCCAGCATCCGTCTCTTCTTTCCCTCcaccctctcccctctctgagTCAGGATGGAGTAGCAGGCTTTGCACACTTTGTTCAGCTTGTTTCCGTCATACTCTAAAGCCACTTTATTGTCTGAACACTTCCAGCACACCACCTGTGGAGCAGATGAACTGTCTAGGTTATATTATCCGAAAATGTGGTTGTATCTGAAGCTATGGCCTCTCGTCACTCACGCAGCCACAGGCTCTGCAGTGATGTCTTCTCCTGGTGAGTGCATTGAAAGGTTCCTGGCATTTCATACACAAGGTCACCTCGTTGTCTCTGATCCAGCGGGGGGCACGTCTGCCGAGTTCCTCCGTCTAAAAAACGTTAAGCTAGGTTAGCTGGAATTCTTAATAATTTCctgaataaattataaatacagAAACCCTCCTTCTGAATATCAAACTTACTGGTTCTTCTACATTAAGCTCCTTCGAAGCCAATTTGAAAGTTTCATGTTTCTTTTGAAAGACATCGATGGCTCCTTGAATTACCTGGGAATAAACACTTGCTTTAGAAACCTCAGTTGACACCACTGAATATTTAACCAACCCGTGTAATATTTAATATGTTGACctaaacactgaataaatatacatttttacctTTAGCCACTCATCTCGGTCTTGTTCagagcttgaaaaaaaaaagaagaacttcAATTCAAATTTGTTCACAGGTCACATTATGTCTGCTTCATAACTATAAGACCCTCTACCAAGGCTACACATTCCTCTCTACTTgttctgtaaacacaacacatgtaTAGACAGGTTTACAACATGAGATGTCTCGGACAACCAAAGAAGAGCCTAAAACGACATAATCATGGGAGAGGTATAAATGAATGCTGCCAACTGGTTTGATACACACTACAGTTTTACTGTGAACACACCTGGCCTGCAGCTCAAGGGTCTTCTCCTTTCCAGACACCTGGAAGCTGTATGGATGGCCGTCATTGGTTGTCTGCTGCACCTGCATGCCGTCCACTCCAATCCTGCAGCGCACAGTGAAACGCTGGCCAACCAAGCTGAACTTAGGAGTACAGCACAGCAGGAAGTTGTTGAACTGTGAAGAGAAG contains the following coding sequences:
- the LOC115595859 gene encoding protein LCHN-like, producing MVERSDRAPLLDWEEVPSAEKPGGGAAPPAAKDRLSSPSNSRAPAGCSAPGFGWSSGPGGPTPSRAVSNADGCSAPPATSSTPAAGGRDEALRPDDEEHHSDAGSREVTLEERMVKWEEKDQIVSVFVVTFNTRSGNMLEWCLPKDMDLEGVEFKAIASGSHRVTTDFIYFRKGCYFGLACFANMPVESTVERGARMKSVGILSPSYTLLYRYMSFLEHQVRLQLQSPGHYSPLEAFYEDKRALLPPSGDGVVTACPANAWGAAINHSMHPEMKITHPAGCMSQFIRFFGEQIMVLWKLALLRRRILIFSPPPVGVVCYRVYCCCCLANISIPGIGVAVPEFRPFFYVNVADISALENELSYVACTTEKIFEEKKDLYDVYVDNQNVKTCRDGLKPLLRLSTADREKYRKLTEQRQMLLYSQEENGDCVSSEEDLFILFFLEQNNRIFQTLSEVAGSSDPTLTQESVRAMGLDPHGDRLFLLHLLEVYGYDTLLVSEQLCCS